The sequence below is a genomic window from Ostrinia nubilalis chromosome Z, ilOstNubi1.1, whole genome shotgun sequence.
ctattcTTAGACGCGACGATAGGCTAATTCTAGAATAGGCGTATAGTCGCCGAGCTGTCGCTGTCGCGTGTCGTCTAGTGTGTGCCTATACTAAGCAAAAAAAGACGCTACCGTTCAAGATCGTGACGACACGGGTCCATAGCACCTCGCCCGGCCGTCTCACCGTTATCATCGTCATCCCCATGCATCTATAGCGCACTTTCATTGCGTCTCTGTAAGAAAAACCATTACGTTTACATCTACAACACATGTGATTTATTTAGAATAGAGACGTGCTCAAAGAGAATTATCATTTATTAGTCGCTCTGAAAGAAACATCAGGTTTAAACAGGTCATAGgtataatcctactaatattcaATTATAAGAGGGGTTGACTTCCAGTTTATACagacttaaaaaaaaagaaaaaaatttgtGTGCATCATGAAAGTTCTAGTACATTTAAATCAAATTgttgaataaacaaaaaacccaactgcgtaaaaatgaactaaaaagataaaaacaagacaactcagccttagtgttcagAATTGCAGTCGGACGCATCAaatcttgtttttatctttttagttcattttaaacgcagttgggttttttgtttattcaataatcattttattttaatatttttagttaaataacacacatttttgtaagctacttaaaaagccctttattttgataccccactcgataggttttgagattttttttgtaGGCATTATGGCCcctaaaatccgccattttggattttttttttcaattttaaaatagtgTTACTCTCACGATAAAGACAAATCTAACGACACCTCTTACGCTAAAAacggtcaagccgtttaggctgtaggccgtgccaaagaaatatacatacatacattacactcgaaaaacataactttACAAACTTTCGGCAATAACTTGACTTTCTGCTCAACAGATGCTTAAAGATTGGCCGGGGCAAGGTCTCCTTGTTGCTGAACCATCGTTTAAAACGCACAGATTTAACTCGTCTATAAGCTCCACAAGATCATTACCAAATGAATCATTGACTGGTGCACCCCAAAGAGAATGGTGTGCATTAAAATCACCTAAAATTAACACAGGCGCAGGAAGAAATAAGATTACTTAAAATCGGAATAACAGATGAATCTTTGCAAGAAATGTATACAGACAGTACTGAAATATCCCCAATTTTTGCAGCTACTGCATTCAAGTGATTATTATTGTAGGAAGGAAGTGCTAGTGATGTAACCAAGTAATGCTTTTTAATCAGTAGAGCGGCACCACCCCACCCATCATCTCTGTCATCTCTCAAGACTGAATAACCACGAACTCTAAGGTTATAGCCTGGCTTCAGCCAGGTTTCGGAGATAGCTATGGCAAATGGCTGGTGTTGGTTAATTAATGTAATGAGTTCAATTGCTTCAGACGAAATGCTTCTACAATTCCACTGGAGGATTTGATCCATTTTTGGTAATAATAGATAGAGACTGACAAGTTGTTAATATTAAAGAAATGGCAACGAAGTACGGAATGCAGagttaattacataattattataatattaatcaatgaagACAGTAGATTATTTAGATCCCGAGAGGAGACAGAGTGAGAGTCCCCCGCAGATGAGGGCTCAGACAAGAAACCACAACCATTTTGTGGAGATGGAATATGATCAATTAAAGACTCGTGTGCTTTCTTGTCATAGCCTGGTGGGAGCTGAGAAATCCTTTTcctattaaaatttataaactgtctttttgtatgaattttgttCTGTTACAGGTTTTGAAGGTGAAGGTGATTTGGGAGAACTAGCTGTGACATCTGAGTATGACTTAGTGAATGGAAACTGTTTAGAGGCTTCTAGATATGATACTGTGTTAACTGACATAATATAATAGTTTATGTTTTTTGTCGTGTAAATTCGGGACAGGTTTGTTCATTTGCTTGATGTGTCCCTGCACAATTAATGCAGGAAACACCTGTCTCGTCGCAATTAGAGCCTGAGTTGTCCCCGGTGCATTTAAAGCACCTGGGTTTGCTTCTGCATTCAAATCATCCAAAACGACAATAGTTAAAACACTGAATTGTTGGGAATATGTACTGGTCAACAGGCAGTGAGGAAAAAAAGGAATAAATTTGGGGAGGAAGAGCTTGACCATCGAATGTAAGGACTACCGTCTGAGTGGGAAACCATTTAGGGCCTTCAAGTGATGTAACTTTGAGGCTAAGCCGGTGAGACCGAATGATTAGGccaaagccttcaggaactctCAAATTTCCAACAATCTCTTCGTGCGACCATTCGCAGGGAATGCCTTTGACAATGCCCATCTTGGTGATGTTGTATGTTGGGATAGATAAAACATGTTATATAATTGTATTACACAAAAATGAGTTTGCCGCACCAGGTGTTTTGAATGTCACTGCCAATCGATTTTACCCTATTCGTTTAATGCCAtcatccaaaatattttttaaattatttctcaACAGAAAATTCCCAAATTTGATGGGGTGAAGAGTGGAGCCAGAGTTGGGAGTTTCTTTTTGTTGGACATGTACCAGAAAAGGACCTGCATCCTGATCCTGGTAATTGTTTCTGCCTATTTTATGGTTATTCTGTTGAGAATGTTGGATCACCGGAGCTGGAGGAGCTTTCGTGAAAATCTCTTGAAAAGCAGTGGTAATATGCATTTTAGGAGAGGATTTGGTCTtcaataaatgtttgttaatttttttttgagtcATTCTGTTTGTGACTAATTTAAATGACTCAAACTCTTTTACTTGTTGGTTAGATATGTAGAATTAGATATGAAATTGTCAGCCTCTATTAAGGTCAATAAAGGATTTTGTGGAGTGGCTGGGGGAGGATCAGGGTCAAGAGCTGGTTCCGTCTCCATACTTTATAAATAGGCAAATGGACTTACCCCTATATAATATATACACTAAACACACTATATTACTATATTTACAagaattttttacaaaatatacacaaattaacaataaaatacgaattaaataaaaacaaatagacCGCCCTTTTCAACTTCCCGCCAAAAAGTCTCAACGTAGTCTATTCAAGGCGACAAGTAGGCAAATGGGCGGAATGAAAATAGAGTAACTTTGATGACAGATACCTTTTTATTTTCCTTCGAGGCCGTGACCAAAGCGTATGTTATTATACAGCCAGGTTCGTCAGGAACGTACTGTAAAGTActgccaactagcagcgatacgaaaggtcgatacgactgtcgagttgacaatagggttgccaggcggctttagccggacatgtttggctttggGAGTGGGACTTGTCCTGCCAAAATttctcttgtccggcctgtccggcttttgttaggctttttatgtggtggCCGCGCCAGTCGTCACGTCAGCACACATGCGCATTCAGGATGTTGGGCAACCAATTCGaagatgatagtactcactcatgagctatgaCTAATtgaaccccccccccccccctgtgGCATGGTAAAAAAGGCGTCCggcttttgtttttttggatcTGGcaatcttgtgtatttgtcgtaatgtctcgttctcccgccaaaatatgtgaAAGTCAGACGGGTTCGTCAACATTCGGATATACATTTTAGTATACCTACATAGTTGTTGCAATAAATTCACGAGTGCGAATCTGTTACTTGTCggttcttattttattatttcaatatattTAAGTCTCTATGAAAAAGAGATAAGCCTGTTTGCCATACACCGGTCACATTGAGAGGCAGAAATGTATTATTATTctcgttatttaatttaaatctacataaattataacacaatcaaaattaaataaaacatctatttttatggtttgccagatatttttaaaaactttaatatctACCTATTAAAAAGTTATGCACCCCtgccatgaccatgaccatgacattgggtttgtttacatttggtatcgcttctcgttggccgtactttagtaaTCTTAatgcaatcaaaaaaaaaatgagCGTGTTGTGCCGCTGCAAATGTGAACCCATGTTGTGTTGGATCATATGCTCCACGCCACAGACGGGGCCATTTTGATGTTGGACCATATAGttacaaaatactgaactgtcctatcgatgaaattgacagtggggcgccaccgtcaataccggatcgctgcttccgatttttgccatgttggaaaccatatagttgaacgatggtagcgcccccctgtcattgaatttggtgggacagttcagcgtgggtcattaTGCTCCATGCCACAGTCAGGTGGTTGCTACTCTTACTCACCACCATATTTCATCcataattttcaaacaaatgCCTTCTTTTTCTATCGTACGAAAGATATAGCTGAAGTGTTTCAGCTGAGTATTGGTTAGTCTCTATTAATGAGTTCATTTAGTTCAATCAAActgtagttattaaaattttctagcGTTAAGATTCGCATCTCCTACCGTAAgcaattagattttttcaagttattttaagaaTGAaactataaacaatataaaGTAACTTTAAATGatttgggaatcgaacccataaCTTAGAAACAAAATAGAGTCACTAGGTCATGAATAAGATAGTGTTCTGATTGGTACGAGGTGTTAAATGAAACGCGATTTTGCTACTAACATTTAATCGAAACATCAAAAGACCCAAGTGGGATTAAAACGTACATACTAGAAGATATGAATGTCGTGAGCGAACATCAGACCAAGTACAAGCAGATGTTGAAACATGCCCCAAACTGTGCTAGACATGGCTAGACTCAAACTTCCCATCAAACCATTGCCTAATCTTTGCAATTTCAATTTGCTGTCCGCCCATGACTGTTAAATACATCGAAAGAGACTTTCAAACCTTAACTCgtacttataaataagctcCAATACACTGGAATGCccattagtccagtcatttaagcttaaattaggtaagaatctcggaattagagatacccagctgtaagtctgtaaatacttgtatattgacaccctaaaagttgtctcaaaacctacatatggtagggtgtaagcaactattaaattttaaggtcaaaggtcacaaaaatcggttttttgcgctttttttggaaatatctcatttcctatgggttttttgctatttgtatttattatcaatattgtagaatactaaattctctacaaattttgttttaaaactttttttatacggtgaaccgttttcgagatagagggcggagagcgcgcggtcactgcatcacttcaggtcaacttaagcggtttaggtttttcatacaaaaggattttcccgctaattcccgtgggaatttcggtaattacttgttgtaaataagctttaagtttactaaggtacctacatgccaaatttcaagcgtctaacttccgttaagcgtttagatttttcatacaaaaggattttcccgctaattcctgttcccgtgggaattcctaagtaaactataacctgcccaggtgtatgaagaataattgtaccaagtttcgttaaaatccgtcgagtagtttttgtttctataaggaacatacagacggacagacagacagacaaaaattttactgattgcatttttggcatcagtatcgatcactaatcaccccctgatagttattttgaaaatatatttcatgtatagaattctgtccgtctgtatgttccttatagaaacaaaaactactcgacggattttaacgaaacttggtacaattattcttcatacacctgggcaggttatagtatacttaggaattcccacgggaacaggaattagcgggaaaatccttttgtatgaaaaatctaaacgcttaacggaagttagacgcttgaaatttggcatgtaggtaccttagtaaactcaaagcttagttacaacaaggaattcccgaaattcccacaggaattagcgggaaaatctttttgtatgaaaaatctaaaccgcttaagtagacctgaagtgatgcagtgaccgcgcgctctccgccctctatctcgaaaacggttcaccgtataaaaaaaatttttaaacaaaatttgtagagaatttagtattctacaatattgataataaatacaaatagcaaaaaacccacaggaaatgagatatttctaaaaaaagcgcaaaaaaccgatttttgtgaccgttgaccttgaaatttaatagttgcttacaccctaccatatgtaggttttgagacaacttttagggtgtcaatatacacgtatttacagacttacagctgggtatctcgaattccgaggtgaacttactataatgactggactacattAATGATTAATGCAAACACAACGAGATCTCACTGTACGGAGTAGCTAGAGTCATTTCAAGGTCTGCTGAAATTTCAAAAGTCCAGGTTCATTTTCAAACTCGCTTTCGTGCGTGGAGCACTACTATTCAGTACATTGAGACTACACTATGTAAGAACAGCTTATATCTAAAGGAGAACGACTAGTTGGTCGGTTTTGGCTAACCACGCTTGTCAGGGTGTTAAATGCATAGtatgtgattttaaaatgtaCTAAGCGTGGTTAGTAGGAGGATCTTAATATTAGTGAGGGAGACACAAAGCCATCGGCGTCATTTGGTCTATAGCCGACGGACGAATAGAGAATAAAATAGATATGTATGTGTCCCATTAGCGACGCTACCGGTGCAAGTCGAGTGCATAATATAGCTGCCTCTATTGCTGCCAATGGGAGGTCCTCAACGTGGCGTTTACATGGCGTAGTTGAAGATACGGTGGAAAAAGCTGAGACGCGGCAGGGTGTCGTTATCCTCGGTGTTGTTGGAGCACTTGTTGTCGAAGTCGCAATCTGGAAATAAAGAGCGCAAGGTTTACAAAATGCACATTGCAAGGACATAGCTACGGCGTATCAACCGTATCAATAATACGGGGCCCCCAGGCCAcacaattaaaagtaatttgagGCCCCCAACAAATGATTCAGGGACCGTCTACGGCACGCTTCACCACTGGCAGAATGATGATATTATAGTCATCGTCTTCAAAGTTGCAAAATATGGTAAAGGTACGATGACAGTTTTTTGCTGGCAATCAAAAAGTCGTTAAATTAACCAGAACAGGATGTGTTGTCAGGTCAGATCAGATCAAGCCGCTTGCTTTTGTAAAGCTTAAAGATCAGTTATTATCCAGTAATACTCGTATTTGGCGTGTGATCTTTTTGTGGAACCCTCTTTTCCTGAGCCAAGGTCACTATGTCTTCATTTCAGGGTCTTCTGACCCTCAAAGGGGTCAGTCAAAAAGTTAGGAGCTTTTAAAGTTCCCCTTATTGAGACTATTGTAAACCTTTGTGTTGGCCTCCAGTCTGCTGTATAACGGCCATATTATAGCCACTACAATGGGAACTGGTTGTCATGTTATGTGATTTTAGTTGTGATTTCTGATAAATACTACTTTTAAACGTCTGTTAGCTTCACAAGATCTTTATTCGATGAAATCGGCTATGACAAAAACTTTTTATACAACCCGGTCAAGTTAAACTGCGCACATAACATGGCAGCCGCAGAGAGAGCATTTCAgcaaggtgcgcagttagctcaatGGGGTCATTCTGACTGTATCTGTGTAAATTCAATTCTAATATTATTTCTATAACTTGCAACATCTTGTATTAAATGTCCTTGAATGATGTGTGTGTATGACAATAGCATTAAAATAGTAGCCATTGTAAAGTACAAAGTTGAACCGTTCTTCTATCATTGATTCCGTTGATTGATGTACGTATATTTTTACCCgattgcgccagaaggagggttatgtttttcgagtgtttGTATGTATGtgggtatgtatgtatatttctttggcacggcctacagcctaaacggcttgaccAATTTTAGCGTGAGTGGTGTGAAATAttcattgatgcctccgactgcatttgtgaacactaagttgtcttgtttttatctttttagttcatttttacgcagttggtttttttgtttattaatttggttattaacgcccgtattcacaaacgattctcATTCTGGGAGtggttgcttaagtgaagcagaaatcGGGCGcagagcgttgaatagagctctgtgatttgttcgtgtgtcacccagtgcgtccacgcgcactttgagatctcatagtaatgtttgtgaatacggggcgTGTATGGAACGTGCAATttaagatattatttattaacttaccGGCAACATAGGGTCGGAAGAAGTCAGCGCCGCTGGTGCACTTATGCAGAGACTCGCACCAGATGCACTGAAATTACAATAGGAGGAATGTTAGTTTTGTTATtagtagtattgttagttttatTAGCCTTTATTAGGAATAGACGTACTTGATCTTCATGGGCGTTTAGGAGAGTGTCCAGATCACTGTTTAATATGagagaataattttattaataaaaatgagATCCGCAAGAAAACCAAAGTGAAATggagctcgcagaattgctaaaatcaagtggcagtgggcggggtacatagctcgtagagacgatggccgttggggcagaaatgttcttgagtggcgaccacgggctggaagacgtagcccGGGAAGGCCTGCTATTAGGTGGACCggcgatctggtaaaggtagcgggaataaccttgatgcgggcagcgcagggccgttccttatggaaagccttggggaaggcctttgtccagcagtggacgtcatttgtctgaaatgaacgaacgaacaaatgaATGAATGACTGACCTTGAAGGAGTCGTACTTTTCCTCGTGGGCCACGCAAGCCTCGCAGGTGTTGTACATGGGGCACGAAGGTTGGGCAATCAGCTGGAGCACGGAGCCGCTGGTGATGTTGTAGCCGTAGAACGGGATGCGGCTGTAGTTGTGAAGGGTGCGGCGGTTGACGTCTGcaaacaatcatcatcatcatcaaaaagTCAAAatcgttatcatcatcatcgtcaccATCAGCTATTTTGATCTCCGCAGAAATACTAATTCACTAAAAGTAAATACAGGatgggacacatagctcgtagagctgatggccgctggggcagaaaagttctcgagtggcgaccacacggcatgcctcccactaggtgaccGACGAGcagatgaaggtcgcgggaggtgcctggatgcgggcggcgcaggaccggtctttatggaaaaccttgggggaggccatcAGGAGTGGACGTCTATGAAGCGAACGAAATAGAGGATGTCACATATACTCCCCCTCCATGCTGCCAAGACAGGTTGGAATCTGCTGACGTTCGCGTATAGAGGTAGAAGAAAATGCAGGATTTGGCCTGCACCTTCCACCCTGGCTAGACGGATTGGGAAGACCTGAAGTTCGCATATTTGACTCTTAGTCCCCTTTATCGACGCGGTAGACGGGAAGAGTGGAGGTGGTCTTATTAAAGTCAACTGGAACCGCATGCCTTAACATTAACTTTTAGAATACTTAACTAATATTTTAGTCAAGTAAACGGTAAGATACTGATGATACAGGCTGCTATGCATGACTAgtctaaaggttcggccaaaccaacgcgatcacacgcgatcagccggcatgcagcgatggcgatcaatgcatttaagtctggtcgccatcgctgcacgccggctgatcgcgtgtgatcacgttggtttggccgaacctttaagtTAAATTAATGATTTTTGATTGATTCACAGCTACTTTCGTATCATACTTACAGAAAGCGACCTTGTTCATGAAGTACGAATCGGCCAAGCCAATGAACACGGAAGCGCGGTCGCCAATGGACTGGATCTTCATCGGGACCTCCTTGTAGGCGAAGTAGATGTCGCCGTTCTTGTAGATGGTCACGGCGAAGGTGAACTTCAGGTTGCGGCGCTCGCGCAGCTTCATGTTCTCCCAGACGATGGTCACTTTGTCGGCTGAAAGTTTATGCgtctatttattttaagtatctAAAAAGTCTGCGACATTGTTTGCGACGAAATAAAAAACTAGTGAACGGATTTTCATGTGGTTTTCACCAAAAGATTTATTTAGGTTATTCATGGATTTAGTGCCACAACTGTTATGATTGTGTCCtccttattttaaatgaaaaattaaaatgaaatatctttattgctaCACTTAAACTAAATTCCATGTGGATGGGTCACgtaattataaaagaaaagaTCCATTGTAAGCTTCAGCCAAACTAATGCGTGCGCAGATCACGTCTgagatggcgatcactgcgcgtgcgtTGGCCAATAACAGGACGTTTTCACCAGACTGTGTTAAATCTGGTGCCCACTAGAACTACACTGCCGTGTTCTTTGTCGATTGGCTATATTACAGCTAAATTTATCAAGTAATTCGATTCTCTGActaactgaatttcacgcggactAAACTGCGGGTAACCCCCGgaataaacttgaccttcactggttgggtttttattggcggtcaagctgatcctggctacacaggagttgcaggggtgggaacgaaaggtgggaatagtcccgtatactaTTAAAGAACCCTACCTTCTTCAAACAGTACGATGCCGCTGGTCTCGTCGAGGGTCAGGTCGAAGTTGGCCATCAGCGGCGAGATGTTCTGCTGCTGAGCATACCAACGGTGGTTGCTGGGTCCAGTGAACACGTATCCTCCAGTACAGATGGTGATGTTCTTGAGGTAATGCCCATAGAACGGAAAATCGAACGGCATCCTCATCTCAAATGAAAAGTCGCGCTGCGAAGAATTATGATGTTAGGTATtagtttaattgaaataaaggTGGGAAAAGCTATTcagcaaaaatattaaatgcagCCAAGATACTTGCCTTTATAATTTTACACTtaatatattaattattaaataatgattTGTTATAACAAACCAATCAgtcttcatttttattattgtgtaCCTATTTTGATTGACCTACAGTTTTGGTCACTGAAGACCGGGCTGAAGTAAATTCTTAAGCAGAGAAGcgaaagtaggtacataatcgTACTTTATGTCACGGAGCAAACCTAGGGCTAAACTTGGAGTTTTGACCCACTCACACTCAGGAGTTAAATTTTTGTTGTTGTTCATCTTTCAATCTTTTTCTTACTTTTGTGAGTGTAATAACCCCACAATAGTGAAGTCAACTGTAATGCCTAGTAAGTTGTTTAAATGAGCCTGCTGACTGACTCTGCTCTACAATCAAATaatattcttaaatactaaGCTTTTTTTCTTGCGACTCAGTCTTTAATAAGATGAATCTGAAATGTTTGTAAATTAATGATGAAAAGTCGTTGATCCGATTATTTTTGGAAGTGTGAACTGTAATAGCTCTGATTTGGAAATTCCACCTTCGAGACTGCTGTGGGCGAAAGTGTATCAAatcaaatgaaaatatttatttcagacatatttaggtaggtatctatttaGAATATCTCGATCATTCAGACTACAGTATACTTACCAATGTGCTATAAACTAAATGTAGGCTTATACATAGTACACACTCGTACATAATATGATGTTCTAAGGATACTGTCATTTATGATGCTTACGATGCTATTTCTTGACGTTGAGCCAGTGGTGATTAGAAGTAAGTAAGTTACGAGTACGAGTTAATATTAAATGCACACGGCATCAAAGATTTTTCTCATCGAAGAgatgtatgtactcgtatatgtTTGATTGATAAAAGACTGTTCAAAGAATTGTTGAAAGTAAGATCCAGCTCTGCTAATGCGATTTGTATTTCAAAGTCTTCCCCAAAACTACTTTATACTCGAATGACCTAACGAAGGTTTAACTCTACAATAATTTTGGAAATTTAAGCGAAGGCAAAGAAAAACGTaatgaaacattattttatacttacataGGCGTGAGGGGTGGC
It includes:
- the LOC135087215 gene encoding plexin domain-containing protein 2-like translates to MSLNYHFKMKLVFFFILTVGCLAAGTDSAEKPTGQETSTSKKKLKPYMEVRDDCYGENPKEKYAHPQDVLKNVETTNLKAQTQLRSHVEVIGKVAETLPETTTPKGTTPNDGKADKASKTTETPDNLATASTAKVDEKINSHSKTTTEQPTKPSYPFRTQPKVVNGLVAGEEDPQQLSYVDHSFYKSALVYNKTYFNEHWTNVTNGTNRVIVRPSLKNMATPHAYRDFSFEMRMPFDFPFYGHYLKNITICTGGYVFTGPSNHRWYAQQQNISPLMANFDLTLDETSGIVLFEEADKVTIVWENMKLRERRNLKFTFAVTIYKNGDIYFAYKEVPMKIQSIGDRASVFIGLADSYFMNKVAFYVNRRTLHNYSRIPFYGYNITSGSVLQLIAQPSCPMYNTCEACVAHEEKYDSFKCIWCESLHKCTSGADFFRPYVADCDFDNKCSNNTEDNDTLPRLSFFHRIFNYAM